The genomic interval CTCTGCATCCCACTTCAATCGGGTAGTTCCATGATCTCCACCCGGCCTCTCTACATTCCTGGATGAGATCTTCGTTCTTGGCCTTCTTTCTCTCATGTGCCTGAGTACATCTTTCTTCCCACGGTACAGTCAGCTCTACCAGAATGATCTTTTTTGTCTTTTCGGAGACCATCACAATGTCTGGACGTAGGGTAGTGTggacaatgtctggaaactgcagCTGTTTTCTAAGATCTGCCCGTAGTTCCCAGTCATTTGTGCCGTCTAGGATACTCGGATGTTCTCCCTTTGTACCCTTCATTGCTGTCCCTGCTGGTACAAAGTTGATGTGCTTTGCCCCTGCATGTACTCGTGCCTTCTTCTTGTGTCTCTCAAGTGTATCAGCTACCTCTCGGAGTACCTGGTCATGTCTCCAGTGATATATCCCCTGGGCAAGTGCTTCTTTACACGAGGACAAGATGTGGTCCAGGGTAGCTCTTCCTCCACATAGGGTGCATTCTGCTGTCTCTATCAGCCCCCATCTCTGGAGATTAGCCGGTGTTGGCAAGACATCATAAACTGCCCGGATCAGGAACTGCAGTTGAAAAAACTGGTACTTCCAGATATCTGTCCATGACAGTTTCCTCCATGTTGTCTGCCACTTTGTCCAGCTTCCCTGGCTCCCCATCTGAACTGCTTTCACCTTTCTTGTCTCTTCTTCCTTTCGGATTTCGCTC from Dreissena polymorpha isolate Duluth1 chromosome 1, UMN_Dpol_1.0, whole genome shotgun sequence carries:
- the LOC127864912 gene encoding uncharacterized protein LOC127864912, with the protein product MINKSLRRWFGLPSCMTSIGLYNRTGMLQLPLSSIVEEYKVSKARLVLTLRDSSDMSIRNAGIEVRTERRWSASNAVEQAESRLRHQDIVGTSCQGRQGLVLNTRQPWSSATTVQRRELVQSEIRKEEETRKVKAVQMGSQGSWTKWQTTWRKLSWTDIWKYQFFQLQFLIRAVYDVLPTPANLQRWGLIETAECTLCGGRATLDHILSSCKEALAQGIYHWRHDQVLREVADTLERHKKKARVHAGAKHINFVPAGTAMKGTKGEHPSILDGTNDWELRADLRKQLQFPDIVHTTLRPDIVMVSEKTKKIILVELTVPWEERCTQAHERKKAKNEDLIQECREAGWRSWNYPIEVGCRGFPAPSLGKMFQDMGIVGQARKLAIKKVSQAAERSSSWLWLRRNASSWKPSTNG